The segment GTTGAAGGTTTCCCATAGCAAATAGTATAAAAAAAGAGGTAATCCTATCACGAGGTAATAAACCCAGAGTTCCCCACCGTCAAGGCCCAATCCTGCTATAGCAAGGGAAGATAATATAGAATAAAAGATGAGAATAATAGAATCTATTATAAAGGCTACTATACGTTCACCTATGCCCGCAACGTTTTGATGTATACCAATATTTTGAGCAGTTTCTATTTGAAAATTATCCATTTAATACGTTTCTTTGAGACAAATACCTGTATCTATGCGCGAGGCTGCATTCGTGAAGCAAAATAAGAATAAATGGCTGAAATTTGAGCAGGAGCTTCGCAATAAAAAAAGGTAATTCCCGGAGAAATTTCAAAGTTATACCTGGAAATTACCGATGACCTTAGCTTTGCCAAAACATTTTATTCCGGTAGTAATACTGTTACTTATTTAAACGGGCTGGCAGCCACTGCCCATCAAAAGATATATACCAATAGAAAAGAACCCGGGAATGTCTTCTGGAATTTTTACGCCAGGGACTTTCCAAAGATGTTTTATGGTCATCAAAAGCAACTTTTACTCAGCTTTGCGATCTTTGCCACCTTTGTAGCTGCTATGTTTTTTCAGCTTCAGGCGATGGCGCTTTTGTAAGGGCAATTTTGGGAGATGCATATATTAATATGACGCTGGAGAACATTGCTAATGAAGATCCTATGGCCGTTTACAAACAAATGGGAGAATTGGATATGTTTCTGGGAATCACCATCAATAATATTAGAGTGGCGCTTATGGCTTATACGTTTGGCATCCTTGCGGGCTTAGGAACTGCTTTTGTGCTTATGCAAAATGCTATTATGCTTGGGTCCTTTCAATACTTTTTTTATGAGCAGGGATTATTATGGGAGTCTGCAAGGACGATATGGATACATGGAACTATTGAAATTTCGGTTATAGTTATTGCTGGTTGTGCAGGTTTGGTTGTGGGAAAGAGTATTTTGTTTCCGGTACCTACACGCGTCTCACTTCTTTTGTGAAAGGGGTAAAACAAGGCCTGAAAATTGTTTTAAGTACAATTCCATTTTTTATAATTGCAGGTTTTCTTGAGGGATTTGTTACCAGGTTAACCGGGATGCCAGACTGGCTTGCAATCCTTATTATATGTGCTTCTTTATTGCTAATATTATTTTATTACGTTTACTATCCTATTCTTCTAAATTATAAAGCCCATAATGCAAAAGACAAATTACATACAGTTTAAGAAACAAAGAGAATTAGGAGACATTCTTACGGTAACATTTAAATTTATAAGAGAAAATTATAAAGCACTGTTCAGGAATATTTTAAAAGTGACAGGTCCCTTTTTTTTAATTATGGTGGCCGCCTTAGGATACTATACCTGGTCTGTAGCCGGGAGCCCTTTTGAAGCTCTTAGTAACGGATTTGGAAATTTTATAATTTCTTTCTCAGTCCTTGCTTTTGCCCTGCTGTTATTCTACTCCGCCCTGTACGGCACTGTTTTCCATTATATAAAATCTTATGTGGAGAATGATGGTGCTGTAGTAGATGAAGCCGTTAAGCAGGGAGTACAAGAGGACTTTTTAAAATTACTTTTGTTATTCTTCCTTACGGGAATTCTAATTCTGGCAGGATTAGTCCTTTTTGTGATTCCCGGTATTTATGTAATGGTGCCACTTAGCCTGGCAGCTGCTATACTGGTCTTTAAAAGATATAGCGTTACAGATGCTATTTCTTACTCTTTTGATCTGGTAAAAAATCATTGGTGGATGACCTTTCTTACTTTACTGGTTATAATGATGTTGGTGTACATCATTGGATTGGTCTTCCAGATTCCGCTAATTATCTACATGATCGTAAAAACTTTTACAATGGTACAGGAAGGTTCGGTTGCAGATCCCTCTGCATTTACAGACTGGCCGTTTTTAGTCCTGAATGTAATTTCTTCAGTTATTCAATATTTACTTTCGGTTATATCGGTAATAGCCATTGGGTTTATATATTTTAATCTCAATGAACATAAAAACCTTACTGGAACCTTTGAAACTATCGAGAACCTGGGAAATTAAGTATGAATATTCGGCTGATCATTCTTTTACTGTTTTTTTACAGCACAAGTCATTTTGCTGCTCAGGATTCTGTTGGTATAAGTCAACCTGGAGTGCAGTATGATACTGTGTCTCCCCGGCAGCCAGTAGAATTTGATTCAGAAAAAATAGAGGCTTATAAAGAGCAAAGTGCTTTTGCTTATTTAGAGGAAGTTGAGAATGATTCCTGGTGGACAAGGTTTAAGAGGTGGCTGGATCTAAAGTTTAATCAGCTCACCAGCTGGTTATTTGGAGAGTATGAACCCAATTCTTTTTTCGCTTTCCTGTTAAGAATTTTACCTTACCTCATTATAGGTTTGGTCCTGGGTTTCTTCGTGTGGCTTTTTCTGAAACTGAATCCCGGAGCATCCATTTTGGAGGAACAAAAAGCACCACAGGTAAGTTTTAACGAAGAAGAAGAATTAGTACGCTCAGGAGATATTTCAGAATTGATCGAAAATGCGATCAATAGTGGTGACTACAGGCTGGCGGTGAGATATTATTACCTGCAGCTATTACGAATTCTCGATGATAAAGATTTAATAAATTACGAATACCAGAAAACAGATTCAGAATATTTAGCTGAAGTAAATAATGAATTCAAAAGTCCTTTAAAAAAAATAATGCGGCTTTACGACTTCATCTGGTATGGAAACTTCCCTGTTACTGCTGAAGATTTTTCGCGGGTACAAAGTTCATTCTTAAATTTTAAATCTTTGCTAAAACCAAGCAGGAAATGAGTAAGATCGGCAAGATTGCATTTGGACTTTTCCTTCTTCTGGTCTTATTTCTTACCTACCTGGAAGCCTCTGAGCCGCAGCCTGTAAACTGGAATCCCAGCTACCTCGAGACAGATAAGATTGCGCTGGGTAGTTATGTATTTTATGAATCCTGGAAAGAAAATACAACAATACCTATTGAGAAAATTGAACTACCTCCTTTTGAATTTCTGGAGCAGGGTCCTACAGGAACTTATTTTTTTCTAAACAATTATCTCGATTTTGATGATGCCGAATTAAAGAAGCTTTTGAAATGGATAGAATCGGGAAATACTGTTTTTCTTTCAGCAGGTTATTTTGGCCAGAACCTTCTTGACACTCTCAAATTAGAGACAAAGACCTATATTCCCGGTGAAGATTTTACCTCAATGCCATACCTCGATCTTGTAAATCCCGATCTTAGAAGTGCTGAACCTTACCAGTACTCCCATGATGTAGGTCTTGAGTACTTCAGCAAAATTGATACCCTTAAACATACTTTGCTGGGGGTAGCAGATTTGGAATTCTTTAAGGATCCCAAAGATGCCTATCCTGTTTTTCTAAAATCCTCCTGGGGTAAGGGAACTTTATACCTTCACACCTTTCCCGAAGCCTTTGGTAATTATTTTCTTCTCACCAATTCCAATTACAGGTATGCCCAGGGAATACTTTCATATTTGCCAAAAAACGAAACAGTATATTGGGATGGGTACTACAAAACAGGAAAAACCTATTTTACTTCACCACTATATGTGCTTTTAAATAACCGCGCCTTAAAATGGGCGTATTACTTCCTTCTCCTGGGATGTATTGTATTTATAATTTTTGAGGGGAAAAGAAAACAGCGACCTGTTCCTGTCATAAACCCCCTGAAGAATCAAACCTATGAATACTCCCGTACAATAGCAGATCTCTACCTGGAGCAGAAAGATTATAAGGCACTTGCCATAAAAAAAATAGATCATTTTAATGACTACCTTAGAAACAGGTACAGGATCTTTTCCAATTGGAAAGAAGACAAATTTTATAAAGAATTAGCTGAAAAAAGTAGCCATACCGAAGAAGATACAAAATACTTATTCAGAAAATTTCAGGAGATCACCAACAAAACCGAAATAACCAAAGAAGAATTACAGGACCTTAATCAAAAGATTGATTCCTATAAACAATAACATAATGGAAAACGAAATTACCGGAAACCCCGAACCAAATTCCGAAATAAACTTTAGTAATAGAATACCTCTGGAAGATCTTCAACAGGCAGTTCAGGATCTAAAAACTCAACTGGGGAAAGTAATTATAGGACAGGAAAAATTTGTGGAATTACTTATCACAGGTCTCCTGGCAAATGGACATGTTTTAATTGAAGGCGTTCCGGGTGTGGCAAAAACGGTAACAGCCAAGCTCTTTGCAAAAACTTTGGAAACAGATTTTAGCAGGATCCAGTTCACTCCAGATCTTATGCCCAGTGACGTATTGGGAACATCGGTCTTAAATGCGAAAACATCAGATTTTGAATTCCGACAGGGTCCTATTTTTTCCAACATAGTTTTAATTGACGAGATCAACCGGGCACCTGCAAAGACCCAGGCTGCGCTCTTTGAAGTTATGGAGGAACGACAAATTACAATAGATGGTAAAAAGTACGCTATGCAACCTCCATTTATGGTACTTGCCACTCAAAACCCAATTGAACAGGAAGGAACTTACGCGCTGCCGGAAGCCCAACTAGACCTAGTTTCTATTCAAGATTAAAGTAAATTACCCCACTCCCGAAGAGGAAATGCAAATCCTCCAGTCACACCACGAGAGGAAAGGTGCTCTTCCTGAAGCTGAAATTACTCCTGTTCTTACCCCCGAAAAGCTCCTGGCGCTACAGGTACAAATTAGGGAAGTATTGGTAGAAGAAAAACTGCTCACCTACATAACTCAACTGGTAATAAAAACAAGGAATCATCCTCATTTATATCTTGGTGCCTCTCCCCGTGCAACCATCGCTGTTATGAATGCATCCAAAGCAATGGCAGCAATTGAAGGTAGAGATTTTGTAATTCCCGAGGATATTAAAAAAGTTCTTGTTCCTGTACTTGCACACAGAGTTATCTTATCTCCGGAAAAAGAAATGGAAGGGATTACACAGGAGAATGTGATAGATATTATTGCCAACACTATAGAAATTCCCAGGTAAGTGGTTAAATTCCTGAAGTCGCTTTATTTTCACCAGCGGGTTTTCACCGCTGTCTTTAGTATAGCAGTTTTATTTCTGTTTTCATACTGGTTTCCATTTTTGTATGCACCCACCTGGATCCTGGCAGTACTTTTGGTAATTTTTATTTTAATTGATACTATTAGTCTTTATCAAAAACAAGGAATATCTGCAAAACGAATAGTTCCTGAAAAGCTGTCAAATTCAGATAAAAATTCAATTTATGTAAATCTGGAAAACTAAGTTCGGCTTTAAGGTATTTGTAGAAGTTATTGATGAAATCCCTATTCAGTTTCAAAAGAGAGATTTTAAACAACTTCTCTCAATTTCAGCTAAAGGAAAATCAGATTTTAGTTATTCTTTACGACCCGTGGAACGTGGAGAATATTACTTCGGAAAATTAAACGTATATGTCTCCACAGTCCTGAAATTGGTTAAGAAGCGACTCATATTTAATGAAGACCAGGCTACCAAGGTCTATCCTTCCTTTATTCAAATGAGAAAGTATGATTTTCTCGCCATAGATAACAAGCTTAAGCAACCGGGATTAAAAAAAATTAGGCGTATAGGACACACCCAGGAGTTTGAACAGATAAAAGAATATGTAGCTGGAGACGATGTAAGAAGTATAAACTGGAAGGCCACTGCAAAACAGGCAAGCCTAATGGTTAATCAATACCAGGATGAGAAAGCCCAGCCAATTTATTCTCTCATTGACACGGGGCGTGTAATGAAAATGCCTTTCAACGGCCTTAGCCTATTAGATTATTCTATTAATAGTACACTCGCTTTTTCAAATGTTGCTCTCCAGAAAAAAGATAAGGTAGGAATGCTTTCATTTTCCAATGAAACGGGAAACCTTTTGGCAGCGAACTCCAAGAAG is part of the Antarcticibacterium sp. 1MA-6-2 genome and harbors:
- a CDS encoding DUF4129 domain-containing protein, translating into MNIRLIILLLFFYSTSHFAAQDSVGISQPGVQYDTVSPRQPVEFDSEKIEAYKEQSAFAYLEEVENDSWWTRFKRWLDLKFNQLTSWLFGEYEPNSFFAFLLRILPYLIIGLVLGFFVWLFLKLNPGASILEEQKAPQVSFNEEEELVRSGDISELIENAINSGDYRLAVRYYYLQLLRILDDKDLINYEYQKTDSEYLAEVNNEFKSPLKKIMRLYDFIWYGNFPVTAEDFSRVQSSFLNFKSLLKPSRK
- a CDS encoding DUF4350 domain-containing protein, whose translation is MSKIGKIAFGLFLLLVLFLTYLEASEPQPVNWNPSYLETDKIALGSYVFYESWKENTTIPIEKIELPPFEFLEQGPTGTYFFLNNYLDFDDAELKKLLKWIESGNTVFLSAGYFGQNLLDTLKLETKTYIPGEDFTSMPYLDLVNPDLRSAEPYQYSHDVGLEYFSKIDTLKHTLLGVADLEFFKDPKDAYPVFLKSSWGKGTLYLHTFPEAFGNYFLLTNSNYRYAQGILSYLPKNETVYWDGYYKTGKTYFTSPLYVLLNNRALKWAYYFLLLGCIVFIIFEGKRKQRPVPVINPLKNQTYEYSRTIADLYLEQKDYKALAIKKIDHFNDYLRNRYRIFSNWKEDKFYKELAEKSSHTEEDTKYLFRKFQEITNKTEITKEELQDLNQKIDSYKQ